A genomic segment from Gemmatimonadota bacterium encodes:
- the topA gene encoding type I DNA topoisomerase, whose product MSDNGGRHLVIVESPAKARTIGKYLGKGYEVVASVGHVRDLPTKELGVDIENGFEPKYVTIRGKGKVISELKKKAKGADRIILATDPDREGEAIAYHVAEQLGYEKDRGRFQRVIFREVTKRAVQAALDAPEELDSRKIEAQQARRILDRLVGYQVSPMLWKPIRPGLSAGRVQTVALRLICEREDEVRAFVEQEYWSITAQLSRDDQAFEAKLHQIDGKKFTLDNEEAAAGVVRDVADVPFAVTEVKRRERRKNPAAPFTTSTLQQEAAKRLRFSARRTMSNAQRLYEGQTIGGRGQIGLITYMRTDSTRVSSTAVDEARMWITGEFGDSYIPKVPRLYGGKQQRAAQDAHEAVRPTDVTILPSEASRYLELDQAKLYELIWLRFVASQMSPAVYDTTTADFDLAGGSGRHFLFRATGSIVKFQGFTRLYLEATEAGEHRRLDDLEPLPDLNDGDVAELGRIEPNQHFTQPPPRYSEASLVKEMEKLGIGRPSTYAQIISVIIDRDYVELEQRRFHPTDLGEVVLKLLVRLFPDLFDVEFTSRMETELDRVEDGEVEWRSLLEDFYPRLRESIEAGEANSDAIIREILAAEGENCDKCGRPMLVRWNRFGRFLGCSGYPECKSTRSLDGFDPEGDELGPHPEDGRMVRLKYGPYGPYVELESEAEGKKPRRSSLPKGMQPQDVDLDYAVKLLQLPRPIGVDPETDEEIVAGLGRFGPFVRRGKTFASLKDHDHMWSVTLEEAVELIRAKVSGKRTALKQLGKHPDSGDDLVILSGRYGPYVTDGSINATLPKGTEPEDVDLDLAVDLLAKKAARKGGKKGRRRGKK is encoded by the coding sequence ATGAGCGACAACGGCGGTAGGCATCTCGTCATCGTCGAGTCCCCGGCGAAGGCGCGCACAATCGGAAAATACCTCGGCAAGGGGTATGAAGTCGTGGCGTCCGTGGGCCACGTCCGGGACCTGCCCACCAAGGAGTTGGGCGTCGACATCGAGAACGGTTTCGAGCCCAAGTACGTGACGATCCGGGGCAAGGGCAAGGTGATCTCGGAGCTCAAGAAGAAGGCCAAGGGCGCCGATCGGATCATCCTCGCGACCGACCCCGACCGTGAGGGTGAGGCGATCGCGTATCACGTCGCGGAGCAGCTGGGGTATGAGAAAGACCGAGGGCGCTTCCAGCGGGTCATCTTCCGAGAAGTCACCAAGCGTGCGGTTCAGGCTGCTCTGGACGCTCCTGAGGAGCTGGACAGTAGAAAGATCGAGGCCCAGCAGGCGCGTCGGATTCTCGACCGGCTCGTCGGGTACCAGGTCAGCCCCATGCTCTGGAAGCCGATCCGTCCGGGGCTGTCGGCAGGTAGAGTGCAGACCGTGGCGCTCCGGCTCATCTGCGAGCGCGAGGACGAGGTCCGCGCATTCGTCGAGCAGGAGTACTGGTCGATCACCGCGCAGTTGAGCCGCGACGATCAGGCGTTCGAGGCCAAGCTGCACCAGATCGACGGCAAGAAGTTCACTCTCGACAACGAAGAGGCTGCTGCCGGCGTGGTTCGCGACGTAGCGGACGTGCCGTTTGCGGTCACCGAAGTCAAGCGACGCGAGCGGCGGAAGAATCCGGCTGCGCCGTTCACCACATCGACGTTGCAGCAGGAGGCGGCGAAGCGGCTGCGCTTTTCGGCCCGCAGGACGATGTCCAACGCCCAGCGGTTGTACGAGGGTCAGACGATCGGCGGCCGGGGCCAAATAGGTCTGATCACGTACATGAGGACGGACTCGACTCGGGTCTCCTCAACCGCGGTCGATGAAGCGCGGATGTGGATCACGGGCGAGTTCGGGGACTCGTACATTCCGAAAGTGCCGCGACTGTATGGCGGCAAGCAGCAGCGCGCGGCGCAGGACGCGCACGAGGCCGTTCGTCCGACGGATGTCACGATCCTCCCTTCGGAAGCCTCGCGATACCTCGAGCTGGATCAGGCAAAGCTGTACGAGCTCATCTGGCTCCGTTTCGTCGCCAGCCAGATGTCGCCAGCAGTCTACGACACGACGACGGCGGATTTCGACCTCGCTGGCGGCTCAGGGCGGCACTTCCTGTTTCGGGCGACCGGCTCGATCGTGAAGTTTCAGGGCTTCACCCGGCTCTACCTGGAGGCGACCGAGGCCGGGGAGCATCGGCGCCTCGACGATTTGGAGCCGCTGCCTGACCTGAACGACGGAGACGTCGCAGAGCTGGGGCGCATCGAGCCGAACCAGCACTTCACGCAGCCTCCGCCGCGGTACTCGGAAGCGAGCCTCGTGAAGGAGATGGAGAAGCTCGGCATCGGGCGTCCCTCAACGTACGCGCAGATCATCTCGGTGATCATCGACCGTGACTATGTCGAGCTCGAGCAGCGCCGCTTCCACCCGACTGACCTTGGCGAGGTCGTCTTGAAGCTGCTCGTCCGCCTCTTCCCGGACCTGTTCGACGTCGAGTTCACTAGCCGGATGGAGACCGAGCTCGACCGTGTCGAGGACGGTGAGGTCGAGTGGCGTAGCCTGCTCGAGGACTTCTACCCGCGGCTTCGCGAGAGCATCGAGGCGGGCGAGGCCAACTCCGACGCGATCATCAGGGAGATTCTGGCCGCAGAGGGTGAGAACTGCGATAAGTGCGGCCGGCCCATGCTCGTGCGCTGGAATCGGTTCGGTCGCTTCCTCGGCTGCTCCGGATACCCCGAGTGCAAGAGCACTCGCTCGCTGGACGGCTTCGATCCCGAGGGTGACGAACTCGGTCCGCATCCTGAGGACGGACGCATGGTCCGACTCAAGTACGGCCCCTATGGTCCGTACGTAGAACTCGAGTCGGAGGCGGAAGGCAAGAAGCCGAGGCGCTCGAGCCTGCCCAAGGGCATGCAGCCACAGGACGTAGATCTGGACTACGCGGTGAAGCTGCTCCAGCTGCCGCGTCCCATCGGCGTGGACCCCGAGACCGACGAGGAGATCGTCGCCGGCCTCGGCCGCTTCGGCCCGTTCGTACGCAGGGGCAAGACGTTCGCGAGCCTCAAGGATCACGATCACATGTGGTCGGTAACCTTGGAGGAGGCGGTCGAATTGATAAGAGCCAAGGTCTCCGGGAAGCGAACGGCACTCAAGCAGCTCGGGAAGCACCCTGACTCCGGCGACGACCTGGTGATCCTTTCCGGCCGGTACGGCCCGTATGTGACCGACGGAAGCATCAACGCGACGCTGCCCAAGGGCACCGAGCCGGAGGACGTGGACCTCGACCTCGCTGTGGACTTACTTGCCAAGAAAGCGGCACGGAAGGGCGGAAAGAAGGGCCGGCGGCGGGGAAAGAAGTGA
- a CDS encoding shikimate kinase, with protein sequence MTGSDLLRILLVGFMGSGKSSVGADLAGRLGWRFADADDVVEREQGILIPDIFSKLGEPRFRELEHEVTQALLMEEHVVVASGGGWAAVPGRLDDLSRGTTTVWLRVSAEEAVRRAGTQPHYRPLLRGPDALAATQELLLLRTPLYARSEYEVDTEGFSVEDVSIRVMELLRLNQPTTDTE encoded by the coding sequence GTGACTGGGTCCGACCTCCTCCGAATACTGCTCGTGGGATTCATGGGGTCGGGCAAGTCCAGCGTCGGTGCGGACCTGGCAGGGCGTCTGGGTTGGCGCTTCGCTGATGCGGACGACGTCGTGGAGCGAGAACAGGGCATTCTGATCCCGGACATCTTCTCGAAGCTCGGTGAGCCTCGATTCCGGGAGCTCGAGCACGAGGTAACCCAGGCCCTCCTGATGGAGGAGCATGTCGTCGTCGCGAGTGGCGGGGGCTGGGCAGCGGTGCCCGGCCGACTGGACGACCTCTCTCGGGGCACCACTACCGTCTGGCTCCGCGTGAGCGCCGAGGAGGCGGTTCGGCGTGCGGGGACTCAGCCGCACTACCGGCCGCTGTTGAGGGGGCCGGACGCTCTCGCGGCGACACAAGAACTGTTGCTTCTGCGAACGCCGCTCTATGCGCGATCGGAGTATGAGGTAGACACGGAGGGCTTCTCCGTAGAAGATGTGTCAATCCGAGTCATGGAGCTTCTGAGGCTGAATCAACCCACAACAGACACTGAATGA
- the aroC gene encoding chorismate synthase → MTRISFRTAGESHGRGLTALIEGIPAGLELDMSRDVDPELKRRQGGYGRGRRMQIESDQAELLSGVRLGETLGSPISMTIWNRDWKNWTTAMSHHSPAEDANPKALRPHYLPRPGHADLVGALKYDRRDVRDILERASARETAARVACGAVAKRLLGEFGISIGSHVVSIGPVQAEIGELPEDINAAADPNPVRCLDDGAATRIMEEIDQAKERGDTLGGIFEVVVTGAPVGLGSYVSWDRRLDGRLAGAVMSIQAVKGVELGLGFEGARRPGSEVHDPIVRAEEKPRTGGFGRASNRAGGLEGGVTTGEPLIVRGAMKPISTLRKPLPSVDLRDGSEGDAAVERSDVCAVPAAAVVAEAMVALVLADAFLEKFGGDSISEIRRNFDGYLAYLAERGFGER, encoded by the coding sequence ATGACGCGCATTTCGTTCCGCACCGCAGGCGAATCCCACGGCCGGGGGCTTACCGCCCTCATCGAGGGCATACCCGCGGGACTGGAGCTCGACATGTCCCGCGACGTCGATCCCGAGCTCAAGCGAAGACAGGGTGGGTACGGTCGGGGCCGGCGCATGCAGATCGAGTCCGATCAGGCGGAACTGCTCAGTGGAGTCCGCCTGGGCGAGACGCTCGGATCCCCGATCTCCATGACGATCTGGAACCGGGACTGGAAGAACTGGACCACCGCGATGAGCCACCATTCGCCTGCCGAGGACGCGAATCCCAAGGCGTTGCGGCCCCACTACCTACCACGCCCGGGACACGCGGATCTGGTCGGTGCGCTCAAGTACGATCGGCGGGACGTGCGTGACATCCTCGAGCGGGCCAGCGCACGGGAGACCGCCGCGCGCGTCGCATGTGGAGCGGTAGCGAAGCGCCTGCTCGGTGAGTTCGGCATCTCCATCGGGAGTCATGTCGTCTCGATCGGCCCGGTGCAGGCGGAGATCGGCGAGCTACCCGAGGACATCAACGCGGCCGCCGACCCCAACCCGGTACGCTGCCTCGACGACGGTGCGGCGACGCGGATCATGGAGGAGATCGATCAGGCCAAGGAGCGCGGTGATACGCTTGGAGGGATCTTCGAGGTGGTCGTTACCGGCGCGCCCGTAGGGCTCGGGAGCTACGTCTCATGGGACCGGAGGCTGGACGGCCGGCTTGCCGGAGCCGTGATGTCGATTCAGGCGGTAAAAGGGGTCGAGCTCGGCCTTGGGTTCGAGGGCGCGCGACGTCCGGGTTCCGAGGTTCACGACCCTATCGTGCGAGCGGAAGAGAAGCCGCGCACGGGTGGCTTCGGCCGGGCATCGAATCGGGCCGGGGGGCTCGAAGGTGGAGTTACGACCGGTGAGCCGCTCATTGTTCGTGGCGCGATGAAGCCGATCTCGACGCTGAGGAAGCCGCTGCCGAGCGTGGACTTGCGGGACGGCTCCGAGGGTGACGCGGCCGTCGAGCGCAGCGACGTTTGCGCGGTACCGGCCGCTGCGGTCGTAGCAGAGGCCATGGTCGCGTTGGTGCTCGCGGACGCGTTTCTGGAGAAGTTCGGCGGAGACTCGATCAGCGAGATCCGTCGAAACTTCGATGGCTATCTCGCGTACCTGGCCGAGCGCGGTTTCGGCGAACGGTGA